In one window of Henckelia pumila isolate YLH828 chromosome 1, ASM3356847v2, whole genome shotgun sequence DNA:
- the LOC140874713 gene encoding protein yippee-like, which yields MGRVFLIYLDGNLYSCKYCHAHLGLAKDIISKSFHCRHGKAYLFDNVVNITVGDKVERLMMTGMHTVVDIFCVGCGSIVGWKYEAAQDKNQKYKEGKFILERFKVLGPDGSEYVFSEDVHMAGSDPDDA from the exons ATGGGGAGGGTATTTCTGATTTATCTCGATGGGAATTTGTACAGTTGCAAGTACTGTCATGCCCATCTCGGGCTCGCCAAGGACATAATCTCCAAG TCTTTCCACTGCAGGCATGGGAAGGCTTACCTCTTTGATAACGT TGTGAATATTACTGTTGGGGATAAAGTAGAAAGGTTGATGATGACTGGAATGCACACTGTTGTTGACATATTTTGCGTGGGATGTGGCTCCATTGTGGGTTGGAAATAT GAAGCTGCTCAAGACAAGAACCAAAAGTACAAAGAAGGAAAGTTTATCCTCGAAAG GTTTAAGGTGTTGGGACCGGATGGAAGCGAGTATGTGTTCTCCGAAGACGTCCATATGGCCGGTAGTGATCCTGATGATGCGTAG
- the LOC140875518 gene encoding uncharacterized protein isoform X1 produces the protein MMTPIYVWILLFLPMPCLHPTPRRKQSSLKQRLSLCERNQNQTAKKTLLLHPLISHFSRTHIFFEQTVGPPETGFTCKLCFDNNGRKLDIKVSRFCFLGACGVPIWKQVFASVQFRLHNKDLGMIVNATEEDLAIFLETHSGEKGRNDHTLALESVEFDDSSGASPDSDIMVSDGLRSEKIHGTADVTSLESETERVGCDWFPKELDTSPLPLVKESMQDSAAAQTKSANGEAIFLKSELANSPVKSVSPSKKSVPLVASTGVNSSPTAKKIPSSSDGRKATPRSATPIGRTSLPAKSKSFHPSITTLKVTKPVAAQGRSVTPSKLASISSKSSTRTATRTPEPSTRAMTSSAPAKVKLSPGRKTDSVVSHGTSIFLKTKPSKSSAMRTSYHETTRNTKTSMPIRAASASRERQSVPYTIPLNAKSRQKACSPTRDRAPSRTHNKSESMMLTRNRSRHTNGGDEVNPVLMGSKMVERVVNMRKLAPPKQAEYSSQDYAQKNLRDSSGFGRSLSKKSLDMAIRHMDIRRSIPDNRRPRPLATGDLTTLLGTKSCSSKKITVDVAESLHATSRY, from the exons ATGATGACACCGATTTATGTTTGGATTCTTTTGTTCTTGCCAATGCCATGTCTCCACCCCACTCCTCGAAGAAAACAAAGTTCATTAAAACAGAGACTGTCCCTTTGTGAAAGGAATCAAAACCAAACTGCGAAGAAAACTCTCTTGCTTCATCCACTTATCTCCCACTTTTCTCGGACCCATATTTTTTTCGAGCAGACAGTAGGCCCTCCTGAAACTGGGTTTACATGTAAACTCTGTTTTGATAATAATGGCC GAAAATTAGACATCAAGGTTTCTAGATTCTGCTTCTTGGGTGCATGTGGTGTTCCAATATGGAAGCAAGTTTTT GCATCCGTTCAGTTTAGGCTACATAACAAAGATCTTGGAATGATAGTGAATGCAACAGAAGAAGATCTGGCTATTTTCTTGGAAACCCACAGTGGCGAAAAGGGTCGAAATGATCATACTCTTGCTCTGGAATCTGTTGAGTTTGATGACTCTTCAG GCGCTTCACCAGATTCTGATATAATGGTTTCAGACGGATTACGATCCGAGAAGATTCATGGGACAGCTGATGTTACTTCCCTCGAATCGGAAACAGAAAGAGTTGGATGTGACTG GTTTCCCAAGGAACTGGATACCTCTCCACTCCCTTTAGTAAAGGAAAGCATGCAAGATTCTGCGGCGGCTCAGACCAAGAGTGCAAATGGTGAAGCCATTTTTCTGAAATCTGAG CTGGCTAACTCTCCTGTAAAATCTGTTTCACCGAGTAAGAAGTCGGTTCCGCTGGTTGCGTCTACAGGTGTGAACTCTTCGCCTACGGCGAAGAAAATTCCTTCATCGTCGGATGGCCGAAAAGCAACTCCTAGAAGCGCAACACCAATTGGACGAACTTCTTTGCCTGCAAAATCCAAGTCTTTTCATCCTTCGATTACTACCTTAAAAGTGACCAAACCTGTTGCAGCTCAAGGGAGATCAGTCACTCCTTCAAAACTTGCATCAATCAGTTCGAAGTCCTCAACAAGGACTGCAACACGAACCCCGGAACCATCCACCCGAGCAATGACATCTAGTGCACCGGCTAAAGTTAAACTTTCGCCTGGAAGAAAAACAGACTCAGTGGTATCACACGGAACATCTATATTTCTAAAGACTAAGCCATCGAAATCATCAGCGATGCGTACTTCATATCATGAAACTACTCGAAATACAAAGACATCGATGCCCATAAGGGCGGCTTCTGCCTCACGGGAAAGACAGAGTGTACCCTATACTATACCACTCAATGCTAAATCAAGACAAAAGGCATGCTCACCTACAAGAGACCGAGCCCCGAGTAGAACCCACAATAAAAGTGAGAGCATGATGCTGACAAGAAATCGAAGCAGACATACTAATGGTGGGGATGAAGTGAATCCTGTATTGATGGGCTCAAAAATGGTTGAAAGGGTAGTGAACATGAGGAAACTAGCTCCTCCCAAGCAAGCCGAATATTCATCTCAAGATTACGCCCAGAAAAATCTCCGTGACAGCTCGGGATTCGGAAGATCGCTCTCTAAGAAGTCTCTAGACATGGCCATAAGGCATATG GATATTAGACGGAGCATTCCCGACAATAGACGCCCACGCCCTTTAGCAACCGGAGATTTGACAACTCTCTTAGGCACAAAATCTTGTTCCTCTAAGAAGATTACAGTTGATGTTGCAGAATCTCTTCATGCAACAAGTAGATATTGA
- the LOC140875518 gene encoding uncharacterized protein isoform X2, translating to MAASVQFRLHNKDLGMIVNATEEDLAIFLETHSGEKGRNDHTLALESVEFDDSSGASPDSDIMVSDGLRSEKIHGTADVTSLESETERVGCDWFPKELDTSPLPLVKESMQDSAAAQTKSANGEAIFLKSELANSPVKSVSPSKKSVPLVASTGVNSSPTAKKIPSSSDGRKATPRSATPIGRTSLPAKSKSFHPSITTLKVTKPVAAQGRSVTPSKLASISSKSSTRTATRTPEPSTRAMTSSAPAKVKLSPGRKTDSVVSHGTSIFLKTKPSKSSAMRTSYHETTRNTKTSMPIRAASASRERQSVPYTIPLNAKSRQKACSPTRDRAPSRTHNKSESMMLTRNRSRHTNGGDEVNPVLMGSKMVERVVNMRKLAPPKQAEYSSQDYAQKNLRDSSGFGRSLSKKSLDMAIRHMDIRRSIPDNRRPRPLATGDLTTLLGTKSCSSKKITVDVAESLHATSRY from the exons ATGGCC GCATCCGTTCAGTTTAGGCTACATAACAAAGATCTTGGAATGATAGTGAATGCAACAGAAGAAGATCTGGCTATTTTCTTGGAAACCCACAGTGGCGAAAAGGGTCGAAATGATCATACTCTTGCTCTGGAATCTGTTGAGTTTGATGACTCTTCAG GCGCTTCACCAGATTCTGATATAATGGTTTCAGACGGATTACGATCCGAGAAGATTCATGGGACAGCTGATGTTACTTCCCTCGAATCGGAAACAGAAAGAGTTGGATGTGACTG GTTTCCCAAGGAACTGGATACCTCTCCACTCCCTTTAGTAAAGGAAAGCATGCAAGATTCTGCGGCGGCTCAGACCAAGAGTGCAAATGGTGAAGCCATTTTTCTGAAATCTGAG CTGGCTAACTCTCCTGTAAAATCTGTTTCACCGAGTAAGAAGTCGGTTCCGCTGGTTGCGTCTACAGGTGTGAACTCTTCGCCTACGGCGAAGAAAATTCCTTCATCGTCGGATGGCCGAAAAGCAACTCCTAGAAGCGCAACACCAATTGGACGAACTTCTTTGCCTGCAAAATCCAAGTCTTTTCATCCTTCGATTACTACCTTAAAAGTGACCAAACCTGTTGCAGCTCAAGGGAGATCAGTCACTCCTTCAAAACTTGCATCAATCAGTTCGAAGTCCTCAACAAGGACTGCAACACGAACCCCGGAACCATCCACCCGAGCAATGACATCTAGTGCACCGGCTAAAGTTAAACTTTCGCCTGGAAGAAAAACAGACTCAGTGGTATCACACGGAACATCTATATTTCTAAAGACTAAGCCATCGAAATCATCAGCGATGCGTACTTCATATCATGAAACTACTCGAAATACAAAGACATCGATGCCCATAAGGGCGGCTTCTGCCTCACGGGAAAGACAGAGTGTACCCTATACTATACCACTCAATGCTAAATCAAGACAAAAGGCATGCTCACCTACAAGAGACCGAGCCCCGAGTAGAACCCACAATAAAAGTGAGAGCATGATGCTGACAAGAAATCGAAGCAGACATACTAATGGTGGGGATGAAGTGAATCCTGTATTGATGGGCTCAAAAATGGTTGAAAGGGTAGTGAACATGAGGAAACTAGCTCCTCCCAAGCAAGCCGAATATTCATCTCAAGATTACGCCCAGAAAAATCTCCGTGACAGCTCGGGATTCGGAAGATCGCTCTCTAAGAAGTCTCTAGACATGGCCATAAGGCATATG GATATTAGACGGAGCATTCCCGACAATAGACGCCCACGCCCTTTAGCAACCGGAGATTTGACAACTCTCTTAGGCACAAAATCTTGTTCCTCTAAGAAGATTACAGTTGATGTTGCAGAATCTCTTCATGCAACAAGTAGATATTGA
- the LOC140875518 gene encoding uncharacterized protein isoform X3, translating to MIVNATEEDLAIFLETHSGEKGRNDHTLALESVEFDDSSGASPDSDIMVSDGLRSEKIHGTADVTSLESETERVGCDWFPKELDTSPLPLVKESMQDSAAAQTKSANGEAIFLKSELANSPVKSVSPSKKSVPLVASTGVNSSPTAKKIPSSSDGRKATPRSATPIGRTSLPAKSKSFHPSITTLKVTKPVAAQGRSVTPSKLASISSKSSTRTATRTPEPSTRAMTSSAPAKVKLSPGRKTDSVVSHGTSIFLKTKPSKSSAMRTSYHETTRNTKTSMPIRAASASRERQSVPYTIPLNAKSRQKACSPTRDRAPSRTHNKSESMMLTRNRSRHTNGGDEVNPVLMGSKMVERVVNMRKLAPPKQAEYSSQDYAQKNLRDSSGFGRSLSKKSLDMAIRHMDIRRSIPDNRRPRPLATGDLTTLLGTKSCSSKKITVDVAESLHATSRY from the exons ATGATAGTGAATGCAACAGAAGAAGATCTGGCTATTTTCTTGGAAACCCACAGTGGCGAAAAGGGTCGAAATGATCATACTCTTGCTCTGGAATCTGTTGAGTTTGATGACTCTTCAG GCGCTTCACCAGATTCTGATATAATGGTTTCAGACGGATTACGATCCGAGAAGATTCATGGGACAGCTGATGTTACTTCCCTCGAATCGGAAACAGAAAGAGTTGGATGTGACTG GTTTCCCAAGGAACTGGATACCTCTCCACTCCCTTTAGTAAAGGAAAGCATGCAAGATTCTGCGGCGGCTCAGACCAAGAGTGCAAATGGTGAAGCCATTTTTCTGAAATCTGAG CTGGCTAACTCTCCTGTAAAATCTGTTTCACCGAGTAAGAAGTCGGTTCCGCTGGTTGCGTCTACAGGTGTGAACTCTTCGCCTACGGCGAAGAAAATTCCTTCATCGTCGGATGGCCGAAAAGCAACTCCTAGAAGCGCAACACCAATTGGACGAACTTCTTTGCCTGCAAAATCCAAGTCTTTTCATCCTTCGATTACTACCTTAAAAGTGACCAAACCTGTTGCAGCTCAAGGGAGATCAGTCACTCCTTCAAAACTTGCATCAATCAGTTCGAAGTCCTCAACAAGGACTGCAACACGAACCCCGGAACCATCCACCCGAGCAATGACATCTAGTGCACCGGCTAAAGTTAAACTTTCGCCTGGAAGAAAAACAGACTCAGTGGTATCACACGGAACATCTATATTTCTAAAGACTAAGCCATCGAAATCATCAGCGATGCGTACTTCATATCATGAAACTACTCGAAATACAAAGACATCGATGCCCATAAGGGCGGCTTCTGCCTCACGGGAAAGACAGAGTGTACCCTATACTATACCACTCAATGCTAAATCAAGACAAAAGGCATGCTCACCTACAAGAGACCGAGCCCCGAGTAGAACCCACAATAAAAGTGAGAGCATGATGCTGACAAGAAATCGAAGCAGACATACTAATGGTGGGGATGAAGTGAATCCTGTATTGATGGGCTCAAAAATGGTTGAAAGGGTAGTGAACATGAGGAAACTAGCTCCTCCCAAGCAAGCCGAATATTCATCTCAAGATTACGCCCAGAAAAATCTCCGTGACAGCTCGGGATTCGGAAGATCGCTCTCTAAGAAGTCTCTAGACATGGCCATAAGGCATATG GATATTAGACGGAGCATTCCCGACAATAGACGCCCACGCCCTTTAGCAACCGGAGATTTGACAACTCTCTTAGGCACAAAATCTTGTTCCTCTAAGAAGATTACAGTTGATGTTGCAGAATCTCTTCATGCAACAAGTAGATATTGA